The DNA window GGCTCGCTAAATCCGAATGGTCCTCCCGGGTCCGCCCCTCTCCTATCCCCTTATCCTTAAGGCGCGAGAGCGACGGCAGCACGTCAATAGGAGGCGTATTACCCTGGCGCAGTAAATCCCGACTTAGAATAATCTGGCCTTCAGTTATATAGCCTGTAAGGTCGGGAATCGGGTGGGTAATATCATCCTCAGGCATTGTGAGTATAGGCATTAGCGTTATGCTGCCCTCTTTCCCTTTCTTTCTGCCTGCCCTTTCGAACATTGATGCCAGGTCTGTATACATGTAGCCGGGATATCCCCTTCGTCCAGGGACCTCCTTGCGGGCTGCCGATATTTCACGCAGGGAGTCAGCGTAATTTGTAATGTCAGTCAGGATCACAAGCACATGCATGTCCCTCTCATATGCCAGATACTCCGCGGCAGTCAATGCCATGCGTGGAGTCGATATTCTCTCCACGGCCGGATCGTTAGCAAGATTCATAAACATTACAGCCTTGTCTAATGCGCCTGTTTCTCTGAAGCTCTCAGTGAAAAAGTCAGCCTCTTCGAATGTAATCCCCATGGCTGCAAATACGACCGCGAATTGTTCATGTGTGCCTCTCACAGTGGCCTGTCTTGCTATCTGCGCTGCCAGCTGGGCGTGTGGAAGGCCGCTGCCCGAAAATATCGGCAGCTTCTGGCCTCGAACCATCGTATTTAAGCCGTCAATTGCAGAAACCCCCGTCTGTATGAATTCCTGGGGATAGCTTCTGGCAACAGGATTCACTGGAAGTCCATTGATGTCAAGCCGCCTATCCGGAAGTATCTGAGGACCGCCGTCGATAGGCCGGCCAAGTCCGTCGAATATTCGCCCCATCATGTCGTCTGAAACTCCAAGCTCCATGCTGCGTCCTAGAAATCGAACCTTGCTGCTTGCGAGGCTTATGCCAGTTGAGCTTTCAAAGAGCTGCACTAATGCATTGCCTCCGTCGATTTCAAGCACCCTGCAGCGTCTCTTGTCTCCGTTGGCCAATTCTATTTCCGCAAGCTCGTTGTATGAAACGTTCTCAACGCCTTTAACAAGCATCAGGGGTCCTGCCACCTCTACTATAGTTTTATATTCTACTGGCATCAAGAGCCCTCCTTTACTGCCATTTTGCTCGTTTCATCATCTATTTGACGCATGATACTTTCATGCTCATCATCAGATGCTTCGTTTGATATATATTTGAATCGGCCTATTCTTTCCCTCACAGGCATTGCTATCAACTCGTCCACTACAGCTCCCCTGTCTATGGCTTCGAGTGCCTTATCATAAAACATTAGCACGAGCTCCATCAACTTGAGCTGTTTTCCTGCGGATGTATATGTGTCCACTTCATGGAAGGCGTTCTGATGCAAAAAGTCTTCACGTACCGAACGTGCAGCCTCGAGCTTCAGCCTGTCCTTTGCCGATAATGCGTCAATGCCAACCAGCCTTACTATTTCTTGAAGCTCTGCTTCTTCATGGAGTATTTGCATGAGTCTGCTGCGATAGCTAGTCCATGCCTCTCCTACGTTTTCATCAAACCATTTTCCAAGGCTGTCTCCATACAGTGAATAGCTCGTCAGCCAGTTTATCGCGGGGAAATGTCTTCTGTATGCAAGACTTGAATCCAGCTCCCAAAACACCCTGACAACCCTCAATGTCGCCTGGGTTACAGGCTCTGTGAAATCACCGCCAGGTGGGGACACTGCGCCTATTGCCG is part of the Peptoclostridium acidaminophilum DSM 3953 genome and encodes:
- a CDS encoding V-type ATP synthase subunit B; translation: MPVEYKTIVEVAGPLMLVKGVENVSYNELAEIELANGDKRRCRVLEIDGGNALVQLFESSTGISLASSKVRFLGRSMELGVSDDMMGRIFDGLGRPIDGGPQILPDRRLDINGLPVNPVARSYPQEFIQTGVSAIDGLNTMVRGQKLPIFSGSGLPHAQLAAQIARQATVRGTHEQFAVVFAAMGITFEEADFFTESFRETGALDKAVMFMNLANDPAVERISTPRMALTAAEYLAYERDMHVLVILTDITNYADSLREISAARKEVPGRRGYPGYMYTDLASMFERAGRKKGKEGSITLMPILTMPEDDITHPIPDLTGYITEGQIILSRDLLRQGNTPPIDVLPSLSRLKDKGIGEGRTREDHSDLASQLFSAYARGTEAKELMVVLGEAALTDIDRLYAKFVDEFEQKYVSQGYGSNRSIEETLDIGWGLLSILPRSELKRIKDEYIDTYYSEQ